The proteins below come from a single Orcinus orca chromosome 6, mOrcOrc1.1, whole genome shotgun sequence genomic window:
- the RPS6 gene encoding 40S ribosomal protein S6, giving the protein MKLNISFPATGCQKLIEVDDERKLRTFYEKRMATEVAADALGEEWKGYVVRISGGNDKQGFPMKQGVLTHGRVRLLLSKGHSCYRPRRTGERKRKSVRGCIVDANLSVLNLVIVKKGEKDIPGLTDTTVPRRLGPKRASRIRKLFNLSKEDDVRQYVVRKPLNKEGKKPRTKAPKIQRLVTPRVLQHKRRRIALKKQRTKKNKEEAAEYAKLLAKRMKEAKEKRQEQIAKRRRLSSLRASTSKSESSQK; this is encoded by the exons ATGAAG CTGAACATCTCTTTCCCGGCCACTGGCTGCCAGAAACTCATTGAAGTGGACGATGAACGAAAACTTCGAACCTTTTATGAGAAGCGTATGGCCACAGAAGTTGCTGCTGACGCTCTGGGTGAAGAATGGAAG GGTTATGTGGTCCGAATCAGTGGTGGGAACGACAAACAAGGTTTCCCCATGAAGCAGGGTGTCTTGACCCATGGCCGAGTCCGCCTGCTACTGAGTAAGGGGCATTCCTGTTACAGACCAAGGAGGACTGGAGAAAGAAAGCGCAAATCTGTACGGGGCTGCATTGTGGATGCCAATCTGAGCGTTCTCAATTTGGTCATTGTAAAAAAAG ggGAGAAGGATATTCCTGGACTCACTGATACTACTGTGCCTCGTCGCCTGGGGCCCAAAAGAGCTAGCAGAATCCGCAAACTTTTCAATCTCTCTAAAGAAGATGATGTCCGCCAGTATGTTGTGAGAAAGCCCCTAAACAAAGAAG GTAAGAAACCTAGGACCAAAGCACCCAAGATTCAGCGTCTTGTTACTCCACGTGTTCTGCAACACAAACGTCGGCGAATTGCTCTGAAGAAACAGCGtactaagaaaaataaggaagaggCTGCAGAATATGCTAAACTTTTGGCCAAGAGAATGAAG gagGCCAAAGAAAAACGCCAGGAACAGATTGCCAAGAGACGGAGGCTGTCCTCTCTGAGAGCTTCTACTTCTAAGTCTGAGTCCAGTCAAAAATGA